ACGCCCGCCACCTACAGTAATGCGCAGGACATCAGCGAGCCGATCGTGCCGGGCCAAACGGTGCCGGGTATCAAATTGGCTGAGCGTGCGGGCAACAGCCAACGCACGATTCAGTTCATGCCGACTGTTCGGGCATTGCGAAATTTTGGTCCGGTGGTCGTGCCTGCCGACAGTTATTTCATGCTGGGAGACAACCGCGACAACAGTGATGACTCCGGGTACATCGGCTTTGTGCCACGCCGGCTGTTGATCGGGCATGCGCATCGTGTGCTGGCGTCGGCAGAAATCCTGGACCATTGGATGCCTCGGTTGCGCAGGTTCGGTGCGCCGATCTTGTAAAAGGACTCATCAAGCCCACTGCGGAGATTCAAATGGATTGTATTTTTTGCAGCATCGTTCAAAAGACCTCTCCAGCCCACATTCTGTGGGAAGACGAACGGCACATGGCGTTTCTATCGATCTTTCCCAACACCCCGGGTTTCAGCGTGGTGATCCCCAAGCAGCATTACGGCAGCTATGCGTTTGCGCAGTCGGATGCGGTGTTATCTGAACTGATCGTTGCGGCCAAGAAGACCGCGCTGCAGATTGACCGGGCATTTCCCGATGTGGCACGCACGGGGATGATGCTGGAGGGGTATGGCGTGGACCACCTGCACGCGAAGCTGTTCCCGATGCATGGGACGGGGCCGGACAGCGCGTTCAAGCCCATCAGCTCCAGGGTGGACAAGTTCTTTGACGCCTATGAGGGCTATATCTCATCCCACGATTTTGTGCGGGCCGAGGATGCCGAGTTGGCGGAGTTGGCGGCGCATATTCGATCTTTCGGTTGAAGATCATCCTGGATTTTCCATCGGCATGTTCGGAGTTTTCTTATAGTTGGCAGGGGGCTTTTTACCTAGCGTGACGGCAGCAGTTCTTAGGATGAGGACACTTCCATAGGTCTCTTTCGCAAGGGCTGAATATGCCAGTCTCCAGTGCCAACTCCAGCGGGTATTCATTCGCTGCTGATCACCCGCCTGTTATTTCTCCTCCCACTCAGCCATCTCCCGAGCCTGCCAGCCAAGGCGCGCCCCCTTATGCGGCAGATCAGAAACGCTTGCCTGCCAGGGGGCCAAGCGGCTCGACATCATTTGGGCAACCCTGGGATGTAACCCTGCGCGCGTTTGCTCGGGGCGATTACGAAGAGGGTTCGGGGCGGCGCGATAGACGCGCATCAGGGGATGCGCCCACAAACCCCGTGCGCAACACGCTGGGAAGTCTGGGTGGGCCGACCTCGCATTCCGCTGACGCAGATAAGACCCTGCAGGCACAACTGATCACAAAAATGGGCGATCTGGCTGACTCATCGGTAAGCGTGCCCGCCCGGTCGCTTATTTCGCAGCCGTTCGAGATCTACAAGCATGTGGTCAACCAGCCCGAGGTACTGGCCTGGCTGAGAGGTAAGGGCTTTTCACTGGACTCGGTCACGATTGGCAACAACAGCGTATCGGGTTTCGTCACGCGTAACGGCGTGGTCTCTCATCAGACCTACACCCTGCAAGACACCTCCGGCTGGTGGCAAGTGTCGCGGCAAGTGATGCGTGCGCTTGAGGCATTGGACCTCGGGCACCATGGTGTGCCGTATGTTGCGCGCAACAGCCAGGAAGTTTCTCGCAACGTGGCCAGTCACTTCTATGGCGTGCGCCCGCCGTATACCGACGAGCAAGCGAGTGCGCTGGTGACTAACCTGAAGGCAGGTTGGCCTGCGCTGTCTACCGAGGAGTTACGCGAACGTGAACTCAAGCTTGAATGGTCCAAGCGCGGCATCAATGAACTGGATGACCGAAAAAATCTGGCAGATGCGTTGCAACGTGCGGCCGAGGGGGGGCTGATAATTCGCCGTTAGCGTTATCGAATACCGAGTTTGAGGTCTCCCGAAGCAACCCGCTGAAGAGCGATGATGAGGCTCGCAGGCGCTTGAATCAGCTTGTCTCTCGCCTTGAGATGCGTTGGACTCTGGAGGATTTGGGGGAGACGCTGCCGAATCAGCCGGTACGCATCAGTGAGGGTGTGCTGCAAGTGTTGCAACCGGCCTCCAATCGGTGGTTGGACGTCCCTTTCAGTAGCGGCTGGAGCCAGTCGCTGAAAGACGAACTGGCTGCGGTGGTCGCGTTGAGTGTGGATTTGGGCAACGCGCTGTATTCAGACGAACGCCATGATCTGCGGCAAGTCGCCCAGTCTATGAACCTTGGGCCGATCGACACGCCAGCCCAGGCCCGTGCGGCGGCCAATTGGCTGCGAACCGACTTCGCACCGCCGGCAACTGGCGGTAATTACGCGGCATTGCTGCCTCAGGAGTGGGCCCCGGGAACCTTGTCGGCACATGACAAGAGCAAGCTGGCGAGCCTGGCGACGGATCAGAAG
The genomic region above belongs to Pseudomonas poae and contains:
- a CDS encoding HIT family protein translates to MDCIFCSIVQKTSPAHILWEDERHMAFLSIFPNTPGFSVVIPKQHYGSYAFAQSDAVLSELIVAAKKTALQIDRAFPDVARTGMMLEGYGVDHLHAKLFPMHGTGPDSAFKPISSRVDKFFDAYEGYISSHDFVRAEDAELAELAAHIRSFG
- the lepB gene encoding signal peptidase I, with protein sequence MRSWLSRYRYVILFWLCFGVFRTSLADWNPIPSGSMRPTLLEGDVVLVNRVAYDLKLPLTDISLARVDDPKRGDVVTFSSPKDGMRLIKRIVGVPGDTLEMKDEVLWVNGTPATYSNAQDISEPIVPGQTVPGIKLAERAGNSQRTIQFMPTVRALRNFGPVVVPADSYFMLGDNRDNSDDSGYIGFVPRRLLIGHAHRVLASAEILDHWMPRLRRFGAPIL